The sequence below is a genomic window from Ficedula albicollis isolate OC2 chromosome 2, FicAlb1.5, whole genome shotgun sequence.
GAGTAAATGATGAACAGAATGCCTGAGACCGTGCAAGCAGCCCAGATGCATGTGATGATAACCCCTACACGCTTCACTGTCATGATATTATGATACTGGAGGGCGTAAAAGATAGTAAAGTACCTGTCCACTGCTATTGAGAGAAGGCTGCAAATTGATGCAAGCAAGGAACTGCAAATGACTGAGTCGATGACATTGTCAATGTTTATGGTAAAGCTCTGTGCATCTGTGTCTGTATTGTTCAGCAGCGTGATGACAATGGTTTCTGATCCATTAGACACGCTCACTAGCATGTCAGCCACTGCCAAGCTACAGATGAAGAAGTACATGGGTGAATGGAGGTTCTTGTTCTTGGCTATGGCCACAATGACCAGGACATTCTCCAGCAAGCTGATGATGCCCAGAGTCACAAACACTTCAGGGGATACAAAGAGTTGCTCGTAGCAGCCTCCTGAGGAGTGGACCTTTGCATTTGGCTCGCTGGCTCCTCCGTGCAGTCTGTAGCTGTGGTTCCAGAAATGGAGAGGCTGGAGTGTCCCACGATGCTGGGTGAAATTCATCTTATGGTGATCCCTTCTGGCTTCCTGCTTTTAAAACTCCTGTCCCTTTTGCATTCCTCTGAAAACCTTCTTCGGCTTTTCagcttgtaaaaaaaaaaaaaaaaaaaaaaaaaaaaaaagtaagggTTGTAGGGGCAGGAGATGTAGAAAATCAGGTGTAGGAAAA
It includes:
- the LOC101816499 gene encoding melanocortin receptor 4, coding for MNFTQHRGTLQPLHFWNHSYRLHGGASEPNAKVHSSGGCYEQLFVSPEVFVTLGIISLLENVLVIVAIAKNKNLHSPMYFFICSLAVADMLVSVSNGSETIVITLLNNTDTDAQSFTINIDNVIDSVICSSLLASICSLLSIAVDRYFTIFYALQYHNIMTVKRVGVIITCIWAACTVSGILFIIYSDSSVVIICLISMFFTMLILMASLYVHMFMMARMHIKKIAVLPGSGPVRQGANMKGAITLTILIGVFVVCWAPFFLHLIFYISCPYNPYCVCFMSHFNFYLILIMCNSIIDPLIYAFRSQELRKTFKEIICCCSLRGLCDFPGKY